The Lacerta agilis isolate rLacAgi1 chromosome 16, rLacAgi1.pri, whole genome shotgun sequence genomic sequence caaaaaaagaaaatcttgcaAAAATCAGATCTGCCCCAAGGTAAGTAACAAGGGTGTGGGGCAGCTCTTGAATTTGCGTATGCTTGCAGAGGCGAAGCAAggtgggtgcggtgggtgcggtctgccccaggtgtcatcctgaGGGGGCGACATTTGGCATGGCGTGCGTGCCTTTGCCCCCGCTCccggctggaggaggcaggcaggcaagaggaCAAGCTGCGCGGCTCCTTCCCCTAACAGCTTGGCAGTCATGGGGGGGCCACCGGGACATCGTTGCCCCTGCTcctggcaggaggaggcaggcaggcagggaagagGACGGGTGTCTTCcctgaagggggtgacatttggcgcacCCCCTGCCCGCGACTCCAAAGCCTACAGTGAGCAGTGACCCCAATGgctcatcgggggggggggggtgacaaaaaaaaattccacactgggtaccacttgaccttgctatgcctctgtATGCTTGATTGATTGGTTTCAGTTGAATTTAAGTCAACATTTTGGTCCTGAGAAAGTTACTATCATCAGAAGGTTCCAAGAAGCAAAGATGCCATGGAAAACAGTTGGGGTTGGTTCTCTGGCCCCCAGATTCCAATGCTGAATATTGTATGGTTCTAAGGATACAGAGCCGCCTCTTCCTGGTCCCCTGACTACACAAACCAAGAGGGAATAACTTAGTCACCTCATTTGACTGTGCCCAAACCACCTTATATTGAGGAAGGACATGTCACATTTCAAAAGTTGGAGTCCCCTCcgacactgttgttgttgttcagtcgttcagtcgtgtccgactcttcgtgaccccatggaccagagcacgccaggcacgcctatccttcactgcctctcgcagtttggccaaactcatgttagtagcttcgagaaccctgtccaaccatctcatcctctgtcgtccccttctccttgtgccctccatctttcccaacatcagggtcttttctagggagtcttctcttctccgaCACTAAGACAGATTAATAGGCTATCTGAGATATCCCCATCATGTACATGAGAATTGCCTAGTTGGATCAGTCTCAAAGTCAATCTTGCCCATGGTATCGGTGTCAACGGTCACCTGAAGTAACCTGCCAGGTGCCCCCAGGAAACACAAGATCTCCTGACCAAGGCAGCCCCAACTATCTACCGGGTACTGCTCCCGGCTGCCCTGCATCATAAGGCAGTCAAAGGTAGGCTACTTCTGCCCCCTACTCTATAAAGTACCATAGGAGGGCGATGCGTAAAGGTCCAAGACATCATGGCAGCAAAATAGAAGAAGGGAGTGGCCAGCTCCTTTCCCATACACACAAGCCCTCTTTTCTCCCCACATTGCAGCTGGCTAGCACCATCTGTAGTTTGGGTTTGTGGTTGCAGAGAAGACCCCCTCTGTCCTTGACTGGTCAGTTTTGCAAGGCTTTCTCTGATGCACTAAAGGGAGACTCCAACATCTGGAGTGGTGGGTAATTTCAGACAAGCAGAGCCCACAAGAAAAGTAGATAACAAAATAATGGCACAAGGGGTTTTTAACAATTCAGGCAGACGTATGAAACTGACCTTAGAAACACTGCATTGTAACAACATAAGCTTACTGGTATTAAAGGCTGCCAAGATATTAAACTGCAGCAGCGCAAACATAGTGCCGACATTGTGAATTCTCTGCCACACTCGGCTAAACCCCAATCCTTTGTCTCCACATCTCTTCTCATTTGACCCTATCAGTTTATGTATGCACCCAGTTTTCAGTTCAGCAGGCTGAAACCTCAGCTCAGAATGGTCTGTCAATAAAACCAGGCTCCTTTGTATGCTGTCCACATGTGCAATCTCTCTCCCAAATataaatgacatttaaaaaaaaaatcaagatcatCATTcaagtttattccccccccccccgaatccttAGCATGCTACAATACCCCAACAAATGTTGATCATGAGTTCATTTCTCACAAGACATTTTCATGCAACTCACAGCTGTATTTGACTTTCCATTGACATTATACAGGCTTCTATCTAGCCGTGTGAATCGTGTTTAAGGTGTCTCCAAAAATTGTGCACACTTCCATTGCACGGGAGCAGCACATTCTTCGCCAGTCTTTGATGACTCTTGGTTTTAAAACTGGGATGATTATTGTCATAAAGTCAACAAGGTCCTTCTTAAGTCCGTTTGCCAATGAATTATTTGCTTTTGATCTCTTATGTCCTGAGTCCTCTTTTTGAACACTGCATTCAAGTACAATATATCAACATTCCCAACTGTCTGCAAGGCAAGACTTATTTGCTCCACTCTAAAATGTTCTGCAATCCCTGGTTTCTCACATCTATGCTTAAaattaatctccccccccctttttctgcaaTAAACGTTCAGTACTAAAGCCATGAAGTGGTAGCTATTTGGCATTTTCCAGTGAAgtgcaagaaataaaataagttaTGTCTTTATTGCTAAAGGATAGTAACAAGCAAAATCACTTCTTTATATAATACAGTTACAAGGGCCGCCATTCCTTCCTCTTGATACCCAGTAGTTCTGCCACATTGCTAAATATCATTGTAAATTGTCATTCTAAGAGGATGTGTTTAGTATTCTAGAGTCTGAGGAGTCCGATCTTTCATCATAGTCGTCTTCTGTATAAATAGGCTGCTTGGAGACAATTGGGCATCCATCGTCAGGGATGGAGATCCTAGGATCTTCTGACGGCCGCGTCGGAAGCACTGGAGAACTTCGGAAGACGCTGGTTGTATTGGTGGAGAAAGGGCTGACATACTGAGACCTCAGCTGGTACTGCTGCTGTAGCGTCATGGTGTTCCACAAGGTGACATCGTTGGGCAGAAACGGGCTGGATTGGTTTCTTGCCAAAGTATTCCTCAGCATCAGCGGGTACCGAGGTGGCTGTGGGAACGGGTGCTGTAGGGGGACGGCCAACGGATTGGGCACAACATTACCAGCGTCAGCAGAAAACCTCAGCGTGTCTGGAACTCTGAAGGCAGATCCTACTGACCACTTGGAGGAAGAAATGGGATAGGAACCCAACGTGTGTTCAAAGAGGTGTCCATTTGAAGGCAAAACCAGACCTTCCGATTCTGCAGAAGTTCGGTCCCCGCCAGCTATGGAGGACCTGCTCGACAGAAGAACCTCAACCGCACTCACCAGGTCACCCCCACAGCCCTTCAAGATTAATTCAAGCACGGTTGGCTTCTGGTTGGGAAATATCTTTTTTAACACCTCAAGGGGTGGTCGGTTGGCTTTCAAGCCAAAAGGAAGAGAAACTGTCCCTGACGGACCTTCGATCAGGAGGTGGTTTGGCTCTGGCTGGTACTTGGGGCTCTCGGGCCTGCTGTCGGCGCTGCCACTGTTTTTCTGGATGGCGTAGCCTCCTTCATCCACGGACACAATCTCTGGGCTCTCTGGAGTGAAACCGCTCTTGGCTTTTGTCAAGTCCGGGGTGCTCCTTTGGTCGGTGTCTTTGTCACTATAGGTCTCGGCACTGTCCACTCCGCTGGCATCCCCCAGTCGGTCTTCAGTCAGGTCTGTAAAACAGAGGGCAGATTTGTTATGCCACGAAGAGCTCTtaaaaggaaggggaagtcccagTAAGTATTAAAGGAGGCGCTTGATAATAGAGTCAGACTGCCAGTTCATCTACTCCCGCTCCTTCCCCACATCTGCTACCTTGAGGGTTGTTATGAACACAGCAAATCAAAGatggacagtgctttttttctaaacaaaaaaaatgtttgggggtactctcattttgactcaagaaaatcaccattttataattcaaattgtgggaaataaatacagtaaatggacaaaagtacaaagagatgtacaaaatgtttagggatatgtgtacccctgtgtacccccagaaaaaaagcactagagGTGGACATAACAAAGCTATTCCATTTGTCTCAGTGTCTCCCTATAACAATTATTGCAGACCAAAACCCCTCACACTCTGGCAGTacctttcatagaatcaaaggGCTGTACCCAACTGCAAGAGTGATTTGCGGCTCAagattgtgggatgtaaacacagagcagtcagaacataccattgctagagtggacatgaagggtatctcagtcctccaaccaaagcttcctgtttacctggactgagataacttcctgtgtaagtagaggtgggtgtggtctcacctgtatccaaaactcttgagaccagacgcaatctctctctctttggattCGTCTCTTCAACGAGCAACATCTTAGgacaggatgctctcttggcttgcagcctgctcccttatgaagataccgtatatacccgagtataagccgacccgaatataaaccgaggcacctaattttcctacaaaaacctgggaaagcttattgactcgagtataagccggttcacctttgctgctgtggaggaggaggaggaacgagcagcccgaaagcagccctttgggctgctccttcctcttcctcctttgttaagtttgcatttatgcgagcagttcaggaatggaacaagctgcctggggatagtaaagaaccaccgttcttgcacgcttcttaaggaatggttgactggggagagcaggtggcggcacgagcggagagaaagggcttctttctcgctgcccccaccgcccgcctcactcgagtataagccgagggcagctttttcagcacaaaaaatgtgctgaaaaactaggcttatactcaagtatatacagtagcttcaaacagaagtcaccagacccttatctATAGTGaggggggaggggtatgactcagaaggggggtgggaatgggggattggctgataggtgtggaaaacccaccacattcccaccacccttctgagtaatacctggtctggtgacttctgtttcagtgtatctgaaaaagtgtgcatgcacacaaaagctcataccaagaacaaacttagtttgtctctaaggtgctacatttttgccattctttacaTGAAAATCAAGGAAGTTCTTATGGGTCAAGTTAGGAACTTACATAGTGACTGAAAGTATCTACATTCATATATGGCTCTATTCTGTCTTATACCTGATAAATCTATATACCTTAACTCTCTGAACAGCAGTTCCAGCTGAAGGACTTAATGtttagttattatttattgatctattattcatttttatgctgCCTTGCATATATCAAACTGTATCCTAGTTAATTCTTCATTGAAACTAGAAATCATCCAGAGTGTAAATTGAAACCTAACTTTACTTAGAGGTCAAGgtgattaaaatatatatatattttttatgaaatgATTGAAACTGCTTTGCACCTGGGATTCCACACACGCCTCTAATGGCTGTTGTGACACACTTCAGTTTTGCATTTTATAAAACTGAACACTTGAAAAATAGCACATTTGTTATTGGACTTGAGGCAGGTTTGGAGTCAAGTCCACATGCTGTTTCCTCAAAAGTAGTGGAGCATCTCCTTTAGCtaaaataatgttaataataactTGGACAGATTAGACCctaataataaaatgttgtgcAAACAGAGTTATTTATGAGCAACAGAAAGAGCAAAGGCGTCTACTGATTTCCACtatcactttttattttaaaacattgcacTTGACCACTTTGCTTCTTTTAACATTTTATGCATGTCAGCCTCAAATTGTTGTTTCTCGCTGAAGTGACAGTTCTTTGACATTGTGCATACTCCAGGATCTGCCAAGGAAGCTCAAATGATTTATTGCTGAATAAATAACCGAACTTATCCCAAATGAATTTAT encodes the following:
- the DMRT3 gene encoding doublesex- and mab-3-related transcription factor 3: MNGYGSPYLYMGGPVAPPARAPLQRTPKCARCRNHGVLSWLKGHKRYCRFKDCTCEKCILIIERQRVMAAQVALRRQQANESLESLIPDALRALPAAAAPGSAGATATGHPGAGAAGAAAAAVAPSEGPPGTPHRPPMELAAAALRWASEQPAAVQPQLAKADLTEDRLGDASGVDSAETYSDKDTDQRSTPDLTKAKSGFTPESPEIVSVDEGGYAIQKNSGSADSRPESPKYQPEPNHLLIEGPSGTVSLPFGLKANRPPLEVLKKIFPNQKPTVLELILKGCGGDLVSAVEVLLSSRSSIAGGDRTSAESEGLVLPSNGHLFEHTLGSYPISSSKWSVGSAFRVPDTLRFSADAGNVVPNPLAVPLQHPFPQPPRYPLMLRNTLARNQSSPFLPNDVTLWNTMTLQQQYQLRSQYVSPFSTNTTSVFRSSPVLPTRPSEDPRISIPDDGCPIVSKQPIYTEDDYDERSDSSDSRILNTSS